A window from Populus trichocarpa isolate Nisqually-1 chromosome 3, P.trichocarpa_v4.1, whole genome shotgun sequence encodes these proteins:
- the LOC7471648 gene encoding plasma membrane ATPase 1, which produces MDNTANALEAISKETVDLENVPIEEVFEKLKCTKEGLSDDDVQKRLGVFGYNKLEEKKESKILKFLGFMWNPLSWVMEAAAIMAIALAHGGGKGTDYHDFIGILTLLIINSTISFIEENNAGNAAAALMARLAPKAKVLRDGKWREEEAAELVPGDIVSIKLGDIIPADARLLEGDPLKIDQSALTGESLPVTKNPGDGVYSGSTCKQGEIEAVVIATGVHTFFGKAAHLVENTTHVGHFQKVLTAIGNFCICSIAIGMLIEIIVMYGIQGRAYRVGIDNLLVLLIGGIPIAMPTVLSVTMAIGSHRLSQQGAITKRMTAIEEMAGMDVLCSDKTGTLTLNKLTVDKSMIEVFSKEVDKDMVVLMAARASRLENQDAIDAAIVSMLADPKEARAGITEVHFLPFNPTDKRTALTYLDSAGKMHRVSKGAPEQILNLAWNKSDIERRVHSIIDKFAERGLRSLGVARQEVPAGNKDSPCGPWEFVGLLPLFDPPRHDSAETIRRALDLGVSVKMITGDQLAIGKETGRRLGMGTNMYPSSSLLGENKDGVGALPIDELIENADGFAGVFPEHKYEIVKRLQAKKHIVGMTGDGVNDAPALKIADIGIAVADATDAARSASDIVLTEPGLSVIISAVLTSRAIFQRMKNYTIYAVSITIRIVMGFMLLAVFWKFDFPPFMVLIIAVLNDGTIMTISKDRVKPSPIPDCWKLSEIFATGIVIGSYLAVMTVVFFWMAFKTDFFPKHFHVKSFNQHLDLSDKVLSKELNGQLASAVYLQVSTISQALIFVTRSRSWSYKERPGLLLLSAFIIAQLIATVISATATWDFAGISKIGWRWTAVIWLYNIVTYKLLDPIKFAVRYAQSGRAWSLVYNQRTAMTTQKDFGKEARKAAWAAEQRTLHGLQSMEAKSFSEKHTFRDINIMAEEARRRAEIARLRELHTLKGKVESIAKLRGLDIDVNPHYTV; this is translated from the exons ATGGACAACACAGCAAATGCACTTGAAGCTATTAGCAAGGAAACTGTTGATCTG GAGAATGTCCCTATTGAAGAAGTTTTCGAGAAGTTGAAGTGTACCAAAGAGGGTCTCAGTGACGATGACGTTCAAAAGCGGTTGGGGGTGTTTGGATACAACAAACTCGAAGAGAAAAAG GAAAGTAAAATACTCAAGTTTTTGGGCTTTATGTGGAATCCATTGTCATGGGTTATGGAAGCAGCAGCAATTATGGCCATCGCACTTGCACACGGAGGG GGTAAAGGTACAGATTACCATGATTTTATCGGCATTTTGACGCTgcttattatcaattcaaccatCAGCTTTATAGAGGAAAATAATGCTGGAAATGCAGCGGCAGCTCTTATGGCTCGGCTTGCACCAAAAGCAAAG GTCTTACGTGATGGGAAATGGAGAGAGGAAGAGGCCGCAGAATTGGTCCCAGGAGACATTGTTAGTATCAAATTAGGTGACATCATTCCTGCCGATGCTCGATTGCTTGAAGGAGATCCTTTGAAAATTGATCAG tCTGCCCTTACAGGAGAGTCGCTTCCAGTAACTAAGAATCCTGGTGATGGAGTTTACTCTGGTTCAACTTGTAAGCAAGGTGAAATTGAAGCGGTTGTTATTGCTACTGGAGTTCATACCTTCTTTGGAAAAGCAGCTCATCTTGTGGAAAACACTACACATGTTGGGCACTTTCAGAAG GTCTTGACTGCAATCGGAAACTTCTGCATCTGCTCAATTGCCATTGGGATGTTGATTGAAATCATTGTAATGTATGGGATTCAAGGAAGGGCGTATCGTGTTGGCATAGATAACCTTCTTGTTTTGCTCATTGGTGGTATCCCCATTGCTATGCCTACAGTTCTTTCCGTAACCATGGCTATAGGTTCTCATCGTTTGTCTCAACAG GGGGCCATAACAAAGAGAATGACTGCTATTGAAGAAATGGCTGGGATGGATGTGCTCTGCAGTGATAAAACAGGAACTTTAACTCTTAACAAACTTACAGTCGACAAATCTATGATAGAG GTTTTTTCCAAGGAGGTTGACAAGGACATGGTTGTCTTGATGGCTGCAAGAGCTTCACGGTTGGAGAATCAAGATGCTATTGATGCAGCCATTGTTTCCATGCTGGCTGATCCTAAAGAG GCACGAGCTGGAATCACAGAAGTTCACTTTCTTCCCTTCAATCCAACTGACAAGAGGACAGCACTTACATACCTAGACAGTGCTGGAAAGATGCACAGAGTGAGCAAAGGAGCACCAGAGCAG ATTCTCAATCTGGCATGGAATAAATCAGACATCGAAAGAAGAGTGCATTCCATAATCGATAAATTTGCTGAGCGTGGACTTCGATCTCTCGGTGTTGCTCGACAG GAGGTGCCTGCTGGTAACAAGGACAGTCCTTGTGGGCCCTGGGAATTTGTTGGTCTTCTCCCTCTTTTTGATCCACCACGCCATGATAGTGCTGAAACTATTAGGAGAGCTCTAGATCTAGGTGTAAGTGTTAAAATGATCACAGGTGACCAGCTAGCAATTGGAAAGGAGACAGGAAGGCGGCTTGGTATGGGAACAAACATGTATCCATCATCCTCTTTGCTTGGTGAAAACAAGGATGGAGTTGGAGCTCTACCAATTGACGAGCTCATAGAAAATGCTGATGGTTTTGCTGGTGTTTTCCCAG AGCACAAGTATGAGATTGTGAAGCGATTGCAAGCTAAAAAACATATAGTTGGAATGACGGGCGATGGAGTTAATGATGCACCCGCATTAAAGATAGCAGACATAGGAATCGCGGTGGCAGATGCAACAGATGCTGCTCGTAGTGCCTCTGATATTGTTCTGACAGAACCTGGACTTAGTGTAATCATTAGTGCTGTTTTAACCAGCCGTGCCATTTTTCAAAGAATGAAGAATTATACC ATATATGCAGTATCAATCACGATACGTATCGTG ATGGGGTTCATGTTGCTTGCTGTCTTCTGGAAGTTTGATTTCCCTCCCTTTATGGTTCTCATCATTGCCGTTCTCAATGACG GAACAATTATGACAATATCCAAAGACAGAGTTAAGCCATCCCCAATACCAGACTGTTGGAAGCTAAGTGAAATTTTTGCAACAGGGATAGTGATTGGCAGCTACCTTGCTGTAATGACAGTCGTATTCTTCTGGATGGCTTTTAAAACCGATTTCTTTCCG AAGCACTTCCATGTAAAAAGCTTTAACCAACATTTGGATCTTTCGGATAAAGTTCTCTCCAAGGAACTGAATGGACAGCTAGCATCAGCCGTGTACCTTCAAGTTAGCACCATCAGCCAGGCTCTAATATTTGTGACTCGTTCCAGGAGTTGGTCATATAAGGAAAGGCctggtcttcttcttctttctgctTTCATCATTGCTCAATTG ATTGCAACTGTGATCTCTGCCACAGCAACATGGGATTTTGCTGGAATCAGTAAGATTGGCTGGCGCTGGACTGCTGTCATATGGCTATACAACATTGTCACATACAAGCTGCTTGATCCTATCAAGTTCGCTGTTCGATATGCACAGAGTGGCAGAGCCTGGAGTCTGGTATATAACCAAAGA ACAGCAATGACCACCCAAAAGGACTTCGGTAAGGAAGCTCGAAAAGCTGCGTGGGCGGCTGAGCAGCGAACACTTCATGGCCTCCAATCTATGGAAGCAAAATCGTTCTCCGAAAAGCACACTTTCAGGGACATTAACATCATGGCAGAAGAAGCCAGAAGACGTGCAGAGATTGCAAG ATTACGAGAGCTTCACACCCTGAAAGGCAAGGTAGAGTCCATTGCCAAGTTAAGGGGTTTGGATATTGATGTCAACCCCCACTACACAGTCTGA